In one Culex quinquefasciatus strain JHB chromosome 2, VPISU_Cqui_1.0_pri_paternal, whole genome shotgun sequence genomic region, the following are encoded:
- the LOC6032401 gene encoding PRKR-interacting protein 1 homolog, with amino-acid sequence MEIRNEVKTVDKDFEKKKFVVRNAADIQRAKLEKLMKNPEKPVIIPEHPKARDFSSAIPSFVRNVMGSSAGAGSGEFHVYRHLRRKEYARQKHIQEKSRAEELNDEFQDKLERNRQEAEERTAKKRAKRLKKKKAKQSGRGKKPRKEQESDKSESDEVEEEGEEGEQLVGDGEEKEVEEGKQEAGKEDSKEVAGDTENVEAGKETPEG; translated from the exons ATGGAAATTCGCAACGAAGTCAAGACGGTGGACAAGGACTTCGAGAAGAAAAAGTTTGTGGTCCGCAATGCCGCCGACATCCAGCGCGCCAAGCTGGAAAAGCTGATGAAGAATCCC GAAAAGCCCGTCATAATCCCGGAACACCCGAAGGCGCGCGACTTTTCGTCGGCCATCCCGTCCTTTGTGCGCAACGTGATGGGCTCCAGTGCGGGTGCCGGTTCGGGCGAGTTTCACGTGTATCGACATTTGCGGCGGAAGGAGTACGCCCGCCAAAAGCACATCCAGGAAAAGAGCCGCGCGGAAGAGCTGAACGACGAGTTCCAGGACAAGCTGGAGCGGAACCGGCAGGAGGCGGAGGAGCGTACGGCCAAGAAGCGCGCAAAACggttgaagaagaagaaggcgAAGCAGTCCGGCCGGGGGAAGAAGCCACGAAAGGAGCAGGAATCGGACAAGAGTGAGAGCGATGAGGTGGAGGAGGAAGGGGAGGAGGGTGAGCAACTGGTAGGGGATGGTGAGGAGAAGGAGGTTGAGGAGGGAAAGCAGGAAGCGGGTAAGGAAGATTCGAAGGAGGTTGCGGGAGATACTGAAAATGTTGAAGCGGGTAAGGAGACACCAGAAGGATGA
- the LOC6032400 gene encoding uncharacterized protein LOC6032400: MELRSGMKVSRPLAHDSSNRKRARLGDAVPAADLCPHLPTELLEMIFRTLDKKSLLRIRLTCRRWREIVDRKVSLQNRFGIVFPRGLVMNRKFRPENLFPATFALLQQNKIIRVGLWWPSFGERLTTLFIWDCEISLPTFLEMLRYTPNLSELDIRGAIYTYTDEPRTADFKLHKLHTLDVEFTARAFDVYSKIFPNLTSLIAPKRLNNTHQLESCHLIRSVQTTLEKLAIRFTPFVLDQMSSMDQLRLRTVFLSGESYNAVMLSRIQPSIEQLFVLDHSLTSAQICETGRNLPNLKKIDTTVDLDGTSNASFLANMVQLTHLRIQGVRSPSLNFCGHKTPKLRALDLKTFDLAQNCLQSYLKYCQNLRILRLESCTVHSWSEILSDELPSSLRHLTNDLTLKKIHVLENRAIFTHRTFNFENVSIGSCNVSASWIIQLVKLCPRIDYLYIDETCVDDATVEEICRPARRLRILCLHNCTITEVSVEHMVKHCSELRWLRVYPKETLSMVAYDRLRRAKNVEISHF, from the exons ATGGAGCTCCGAAGCGGAATGAAAGTCTCGCGCCCGTTAGCACATGATTCGAGCAATCGGAAACGGGCCCGTCTTGGGGACGCAGTCCCAGCGGCAGATCTTTGCCCGCATCTTCCGACCGAACTGCTGGAgatgattttccgtacgttggACAAAAAGTCGCTGCTGCGGATTCGGCTAACGTGCCGCCGTTGGAGGGAAATCGTGGACCGGAAGGTTTCGTTGCAGAACAGATTCGGCATTGTATTTCCACGTGGGCTCGTGATGAATCGAAAGTTTCGGCCGGAGAATCTGTTTCCCGCAACTTTTGCCCTATTGCAGCAGAACAAAATCATCCGGGTCGGCCTGTGGTGGCCATCGTTCGGAGAGCGACTGACAACGTTATTCATCTGGGATTGTGAAATATCACTTCCgacatttttggaaatgctcCGTTACACGCCGAATCTGAGCGAGCTGGATATACGTGGTGCCATCTACACATATACAGACGAACCAAGAACGGCGGACTTTAAGTTGCATAAGCTTCATACGCTTGATGTGGAATTTACAGCCAGAGCGTTCGACgtttattcgaaaatatttccaaacttGACCAGTCTTATAGCACCCAAAAGGCTAAACAACACCCATCAATTAGAGTCATGCCACTTAATACGTTCCGTTCAGACCACGCTGGAAAAGCTGGCGATTAGATTTACACCATTCGTCCTGGACCAGATGAGTAGCATGGATCAGTTAAGATTGAGAACGGTGTTTCTATCTGGAGAAAGTTACAATGCTGTAATGCTGAGTCGAATTCAACCATCGATCGAACAGCTATTTGTTctggaccattcgcttacaagtgcg caaatttgtgAAACCGGTAGAAATCTACCAAATCTCAAGAAAATTGATACCACAGTTGATTTGGATGGAACAAGCAATGCTTCGTTCCTTGCCAACATGGTACAGCTTACGCATCTTCGAATCCAAGGAGTACGAAGTCCATCGCTGAACTTCTGCGGACACAAAACGCCAAAGCTGAGGGCTCtggatttgaagacatttgactTAGCGCAGAACTGTCTGCAATCGTACCTCAAGTACTGTCAAAATCTAAGGATTCTTCGGCTCGAGAGTTGTACCGTTCACAGTTGGTCGGAGATATTGTCCGACGAACTGCCCTCATCATTGCGTCACCTCAC gaatgacCTCACGCTGAAGAAAATCCACGTGCTGGAAAACCGTGCGATCTTTACACACCGGACGTTCAATTTCGAGAACGTGAGCATTGGTAGCTGCAATGTGTCCGCTTCGTGGATTATTCAGCTGGTTAAGCTGTGTCCTCGAATCGACTATCTGTACATCGACGAGACATGCGTCGATGACGCTACAGTTGAGGAGATTTGCCGTCCAGCGCGCCGGTTGAGGATCCTGTGTCTTCACAACTGTACCATCACCGAAGTGTCCGTGGAGCACATGGTCAAGCATTGTTCCGAGTTACGATGGCTGCGCGTGTACCCCAAAGAGACGCTTTCGATGGTGGCCTACGATCGGCTAAGAAGAGCGAAGAACGTCGAGATAAGCCATTTTTGA